The following DNA comes from Candidatus Dependentiae bacterium.
GTTTGCAACAGTTTTTATCAACTCTTGATATTTTCAACCAGAATATTTTACAATTTCATAGCCTGACAACAAACAAAGGCTTACAATTATTGTACTCATCAGATTATATGGAGGCATCATGAAAAAATTATTCGCACAAAAAAATCTGTATCTTTTGTCTTTGATTATGACCTTTACAACTTTTTCAAAAGAATCGCCCCATAAAGCAACTGCATCGTGCGGCAACTTTTCTTACTCACAGTCTTTTGAGGGCTCTACAGAAAGTAAGGCTTCTTCAAGCAGCTCTGGTTTTTTTACTTCTTCTTCAAATCAAACAACATTTCCTTGCAACCAGCACCTTTCTTACAGCCAAGAACAACTTAATGATCTTGCGTTTCTTGCTTTTTTAAAAAACCAAATTGGGGAGTCAAGATTTGCTCAGTTCATGCATGAATGCCACATCAATGAGTATGGTTGCAGCAAGAACCGTTTACATGCAATTATAAAGCATTACAGTTTTGAAGAGTTGGAGCGATTAATTATTCATGACCAAGGGTTAACTAAAGAGCAAGCACTAAACACTTGGCAATGGTTTTGCAATCAAAGATATGGGAGATCGGCCAAAAAAAATGATGGCTATGAGCGCATTGTCAAAAAGTATGATCAAAAAGAAAAAGTAAAACTCAAACAGCTCGAAAAAGAACAAACCTTAAAGCAAGAGCGACAAAAACTAGAAAAAGAGCAACGAGATAAACAAGAATTGCTCGAACTGCAAAAAAAAGAAGAACTTAAAATTTTTAAAAAAGCTGAGCAACATAAAGTTTTACGACTCAGGACTCAAAAAGAATTTATTGAGACTCAACTCAGTCAGTGCGGATTAGATCCTGCGCAATGTATGTACTTGCCGCAGGATTTTAAGCTGCTTGAAGATCAATACAAATATTTGGATCAGTTTTGCAAAGAAAGATCTGAGCCAGATAATTCACCAGTCTGGTCAGAAAGAATGTGTGCTGTGCAAAAAACGCAAGATCAAAACTTTGCCCAAAGCTTGCAAGAAACTATCCTTTCACCACAAACCTGTGGCTACTTACTTGCTAGTGATTTACAACCAAACCATTATAAGTTTTGTTATGGTACTGCACTTCAGCAGCAATTTCACTTAGAAATTTGTAGCAACTTTGAAAATATTGCAAAGACACAACAAAACTTTTTGCTATCGTCGTCATTTCTAAATTCAGCAACTGTCTCCATCGATGCGGCCCATTGGTCAAATCAATTTGAATCAATGCCTCTTGCGATGCACCTAATCGACTTAGGCAATACTTGCTACAAGATAGGCCAATGGACAATTGAAAATGGCCCAATCTATGCTCAAGCAATGGCTGATGGAGTGGTAGAATCTGTTTGGGATTTTGCGCACATGGTTACTCATCCTGCAGAGCTTGTCCAAAACCTGAGCCAAGCTGCATGGTTTGTGCTTGACACTATGGCACTTGCAGATCAAGACTCAATTGGCGCTACTTTGCCCTTTGCTCAAGAACAACTCCAAGAAAGAATTAACACAGTGGGTGCTGCAGCGCTGACTTTACAAGGCAGTGTTATAAATTCTACGGGTCCACAGCGAGTCAAAATGGCAACCAAATTTACTGCAGATTGTGTTTTTATGCATAAGGCAACGCAAGCAGTGGGAGCTGTAGCAGGCATTTTACAAACACAATCGAAAGCCATGAGAGCCACACAGTATGTTGCTGACTTTATGGGCCATGAGCCTGCATTTGCATCTGCAGCTGAAAGTATTTCTCAAGCAACTCAAGAGCTTGAAACTTTTATGCAAAAAAGCGTTGCTCAAGAGCTTACACCAATTGCAGAGTCTTTAGAAAAAGCTGGGATTGCCTCTTTAGAATCAAAAATCATAACAAGGTCCGTTACGCAAGTTGCAGAAAACATAGAAAACGTTGGCGTTAAAATTCCGCTAATAAATGGTGAATTCAGTTTTCAAATTCCACTGAGCAACGTCGAATTATGCAATGAAGTTAAGACTCTCGCAGAAAACCTAGTTAAAAAATCAAACGTTATTATAAATCAAAAGCTTCGCGACCAATTCAAGCCAAAATGGAATATCGAAAATGGCTTAAAAAAAGAGTTACTATGAACATGGATCATATTTTAAACTATGAAGTTTCTTTTTCTGCAAATAAAAAATTAGGGATTATGGAAATTGAATTTTCTGGAGGACATTTAGCTGGAAGCACTGAGGCTTTAGCAGAGAAAGGATTGGTACGGATTACTAACAAACAACAGCTGCCAAGTGGTTGCTGGGAGTTTGTTTTCGAGGACTCCTTTACTGGAAAAGAATTTACAAAAACAGAGTTCCATGCTTCTTGGAACGAACAAACAATTATCAAAAACAGTTGGGATATTTTTGATAACCCATTAATTCCTGAATACCCTGTCGAAGGTGGTAAAATTGGAAAATTTGGAATAATAGAAGATAAAGAGTTAACGGTCATAATAAAGAGACACGAAAAAGACATAAACATAACTACATCCGCACCCTATAAAGTGAAAGAAAAACTGGTATGAAAATATTTTTAAAGTTAACAGATAGCAAAAGTCGATACTGGATTTTTGAAGGAGCTCAAACTAAAAACTTTTTATTGAGTAATTTAGTATTTTTTTTAGAAGCATGGGGAGACAAAGATCCTACTAGGATATATAAATCAATCGGCATGTGTTGGGAATGGTTACATTTAGATAGAACTGAAGATATAAACAACATTTATTTATGGAATAAGTCGGAATTAAAAAAACAAGCTAAAGTATCAGGCTTAAGCCAACAAGAGCAAGAAGCTTTTGAAGAAGGTTATGATGCATACTCAGACAAACGTAGAGATGATATTCCAAAATTATACATGAAGATAGAAAACTATGTTGAAATTGTAGAAAAATGGCAAGAAATTGTACTCAAGCAAAAGCCCAACTTTATAATTTTGTCACAAGACGATTCAGGATATGTTGACTTAGTTGGCAAAGATGAGCTTTCGCAGAAAGACTTAGCAGACATGAAAATCGAACATGAAAAATATTTAAAATATAAAGTAGCTTACGACAAATATGTAAAATCTCGACCAGACATTGTCGATGAGTTATGGCACGGCCCTCAGTCAAGTGAATACGAGGCTGACTGGCAAAAGTTTTATGAGCCTGATGATAAAAATAATTTATAATTAATCTTTTTTAACCCTACAAGAAAATAAAACCTATGAACAATCAAAGCATTTCCAATATCGATCTAAGCCCCCTCATTGAGCATGCGACGTCCATGCAAGCTAACGCCATTGCAACATACTCAAATTTTAAAGTTGGGGCTTGCCTAAGAACTCAAGATGGAGCGCTCATTGGTGGGTTTAATATCGAATCAGCATCTTATGGGCTCACCATGTGCGCAGAGCGCGTTGCAATATTTTCTGCACTTGCTCAAGGTCATA
Coding sequences within:
- the cdd gene encoding cytidine deaminase; its protein translation is MNNQSISNIDLSPLIEHATSMQANAIATYSNFKVGACLRTQDGALIGGFNIESASYGLTMCAERVAIFSALAQGHKNFTHLILVTNIGVFPCGACRQMIYEFCKEAVIVVAKLDDIIMKTTIQELMPHVFCNDDLEMSKKG